CTATTAAAGATGATAAAGGAGAGTAATCTTAATCTTCTTTAAAATAAAATTTACTCTGTAAGAAATACTGATGAGGAGGTGAAGATAATGAATAAAGAAGAAATCATGGAAGCTATAGAAAATATGTCTGTTCTTGAATTAGCTGAATTAGTTGAAGAATTAGAAGAAAAGTTTGATGTTTCTGCTGCTGCTCCAGTAGCTATGGCAGGTGCTCCTGCTGGTGGTGCTGCAGGTGGTGAAGAAGAACAAACTGAATTTGATGTAGTAATTACTTCTGCTGGTGATAAGAAAATTAAAGTAATTAAGGCTGTAAGAGAGGTAACTGACTTAGGCCTTAAGGACGCTAAAGCTCTTGTTGATGAAGCTCCTAACGCTGTTAAAGAGGGTGTTGAAAAAGAAGAAGCAGAAGAAGTTAAAGAAACACTTGAAGAAGCTGGTGCTACAGTAGAACTTAAGTAATTATAACTTAAGCTAATATAATTAAAGATATATAATAGATGACAAAAGCACTCTGTTAATTAACAGAGTGCTTTTTTACCTTAATTTATAAA
The sequence above is a segment of the Selenihalanaerobacter shriftii genome. Coding sequences within it:
- the rplL gene encoding 50S ribosomal protein L7/L12, with product MNKEEIMEAIENMSVLELAELVEELEEKFDVSAAAPVAMAGAPAGGAAGGEEEQTEFDVVITSAGDKKIKVIKAVREVTDLGLKDAKALVDEAPNAVKEGVEKEEAEEVKETLEEAGATVELK